Sequence from the Amaranthus tricolor cultivar Red isolate AtriRed21 chromosome 16, ASM2621246v1, whole genome shotgun sequence genome:
GAATCCAATAAATGCTCTATCAACAGAAACAAATTCTTCAGAACTTTCagattcaatatttaataactgcTCATTTGGTTGTTAAATTCACTCATTTCTTTCCATGAACAGTTTCATTTTAGTTCCTAGTCGAcatatttctaaaaaaaaatcttcaatTCATCTAATCTTCAATGTTTAGgtctaaaattaaaagagattcAAGAATCAGTATGAGAATAAACCATAGATTTGATCAAATTTCACCAAAACCATCAAAATTAACGCCATAATCAAAGAAATGCAAACCAATTACTCATAACATGAAGCACAAATTCCATATACGATTCAGAAAagtaaaacaataaattaactcaaatacACAAAAACATTGATTAATCCACTCATTCAacaatcaattattattatcataatcaACAATTTCCCTATCAGTAACAGACCTTGAATGTTGAACAATAGAGCGACCAATAGAATTAATCCAatcttccttctctttctcggaATCAGCAATAAAATACATGGTATCAGACCGTGTTGAAAGCTCAAAAGCAAATTGCCGATTCAATACATCTTCAGCACCTTTAACGGTTAAACAAGTAGAAACCGGAATAACACCACGCGGTTTAGATGTTCGATTGATGATAGATTCTTTGAACCAAAACAGTTTTCCTTGTTTTAAGACAAACCAACGACGACGCCATGTTTTGATGTACTCACCTTGTTTGGTTAACCACCCAGTTCGTTCGGGTTCGATCCAGAATTGGATTCCATCGTAGTCTGAAGTTGGAGTGGATCCGATTGAATCGGTCCCTGTGATCCGGTTCAGTGCTGCTTGCCAGAGACTTGACATTCAGAGGAATATGGGTACTTAGAAATGAAGGAGATAGATGATAGAGAGGCAGATATGGCCGATGGGTTtgtctactttttttttagcCTCTATGGATTGTCTACTTTATTTGATGTTTATGTTTGCATgattttttttgggaaattatcaatggtgcccttatactattgaaaaattacaatggtaccgcactgcatttcagtggtacccccaATTATATGGTAATTAAAAACGTGACATTAAATGGTTAATTTTCCGTTAACTTTCATTAAAAACCAACCATGGTTTGTTTGTGATTCATTTGCTTCCCTCTTCCTTTTCCCTCCTAACCCGTATTTGCTTACTctgtcttcatcatcatctccctGCGTTGATCACGCCATTGTTGAAGCTTCATCTTTCTCATTGCTGCTTTCGTTGACGTTGGTAAGTTCCCTATTCTTTCTTTCCTCATTTTTTTCTGTACATGCAAGATGTTCGGTTGTTTGAGTTATGACTCTAAATTTCAAGTAAAATGTcgcttttttttgattttgtcgtCCTAAAAGTTTCGATCTTTAGGCtttgttgttgaattttgtGGTTTAAAGGACAATGTGAGTCGTTTTTGTAACGGAAAAGCCCTAAAATTTAGGGCTTTTTTGAATTCTGATTTTGTTTGGCGTTGGATGATTGATgtggtttttgtttttgttttttttttgtggtaaCAGATTGTAAATGGATGATAGTGTGGTGTTGAAATTTGTGTACAAGGGTACAGAGacagaagtttttgttgatgaTGTCGACCTAGTTAACTTGCTAGacatgattattgattattgggaTACGGCTGAGAGGGAGGAACATTTGACGCCTGAACATCCCAGTTTTAGCTATGTATACAACAAGAAGCATGTTGAACTAGTTGATGATAAATCATTGCTGGAGATGTTTAGTAGAAATATGGGCAAGGATAGTATTTGCATCCATGTAGGGGATTCTAAACCTAATGCCCTATTAGATAATGCTAGGAGGCTTAGGGAAACCTTAAAGCAGAATGCACAGAAGAAAGAGGTGAGATCCAATGAAATTCCTGCAGaacttgatgatgaagatgatgatgatgttgttttGATAATTCTAACCCCAAGTCAATCTTATGAGGAGCCTCCTGTAGTGAGtgttgaggatgatgtggaCCCCATTCCAACTCCTGTAACACCTGAGAAACAACCTACTGATGATGTGCCCTGTGAGGAGGAACCTGTAATAGTTGAGGAACATGCTGTTGAGGATGATATGGATAGTGATATTAATATAGAAGCGTACCCCATTCCAACCCCACTGCAGATTTTGAAGCCCAAAGGCTGGAAACCACCAAAGACTGAGTTTAGGCCCAAGTTGCCTGTTTTGAGAAGGAgtagaagacatgttgagatAAACCCACCATCCCCTGGCAACATCAATgattttattattgaaaatgtTGAGTTATTGAATGAGATAAACCAAGGTGATGAATTTAATAATGAAGCAAATGATGAAGTTAATGTAGAGGGTTCTAGAGCACAGACAACACAAAAGAAGACCCCATCAAAGAGGACACAAAAGAAAACATTAAACAAATCCCCAAATAAAACCCCGAAGACCATTGCTAAGAAAACCTTAAGCAAATTCCCAAACAAAAAAATCCCAAAGACCACCATGAGAAGAAAGGGAATTAAGAAGTGTTATTGGAGTGGATGGGGCTCATTTAAAGGGTAATTATGGTGGGGTTTTGTTATCTGCAATTGCCCTTGATGGCAACAATGAAATGTTTCCAGTGGCATGGGGTATTGTCTCATGTGAGGATGAAGAGAGTTGGAAGTTTTTCATTTGGCATCTTAAGCATGTATTAGAACCAAGTAAAAGAGGCGACAATTGGTGCATAATATCTGACAGACAGAAGGTAACAACACTTATTACTTGGTAGTTCATTGATTATGCATAATCTATTAAACCTAATATGTTGTTTTCATATGCAGGGAATTGACAAGGCTCTCACTGATTTGTGGCCTAAGGTGCAAAAAAGGTATTGTTGCAGACACCTTAGTGCCAACTGGAAGAAGTCTTTTCATGGGCCTAAGTTATGGCAATTGTATTGGCTAGCATGTGGGGCTTTCTCACCGTACACATTTGCAAAGGCTATGAATGAGATTGAAAAAAACAACCCTGCTGCAAGGATATGGCTTGCTAATTTGGGTCCACAGGAGAGATGGACAAAACATAGGTTTGACCCTGAATTGAAGTGTGATGTTAACACCACAAATTTTGTAGAAAGCTTCAATGCCACCCTAGGAACTGATAGGTGTAAGCCAGTGTTAAGTTTGTTAGAGGGAATTAGGAGAGTAACAATGGTTAGGTTAGCAACAAGGAGGAAAAAGTGTGAAGAATGGGAGAGGCTGTGTCCAAATATTGCGAAGAGAGTTCAAGTATTATGCAATGAGAGTAGGTCATGCAGGGCTTTCATGTCTAGTCCAGGGGAGTATGAGGTGGTGGAGGGTAAATCAACTATGGCTGTCAGTTTAAACCAACGCACATGCCATTGCAATGTCTGGCAACTCACTGGGATACCATGTAGGCATGCAATGAGAGCGATACTTCATGAAGGTCTTGATCCACAATCCTTGGTTGATGATTGGTATTCAGTAGAGAAATATAAGTTGACCTATCATTAGAGCATTAAACCTATCCCTGACCAGGGTAAGTGGCCACCAACTGAACACCCTGCTATACTACCTCCTGTGCTGAAAAGAGGTGTTGGTAGGCCTTGTAGGAACCGAAAGAGAGGTGATGATGAAGAGAGGAAGGCAAAGAGGAGGAAGAAAATTAAATGTGGGAAGTGTGGGGATTTTGGTCACAACAAGTCCAGCTGCAAGGGAGGGCCAACAAAAAAACAGAAGGCAGCAGCATCTTCTTCAACTTTGAAGTGCAAGGGAAAGAGCAAAGCAAAATGATTACTATCTGTGTTATGTGAATGTAATTACTTAACTTGTGACTTGATATGGATGAACAATACATTAatcctattttgtatatgtaatGGATGAACAGTTGATCCTCTTTTTGTATAACTAATGGATGAACAGTAGAtgtaaaattatgtaaaattaaaCCTCTGATGTAAAATTAATGTCGATTATGGATGCAAATTATGTATGCAAATTATGGATGAACAGCAGCGACTTCAAATTGCAAATTGATCTAATtccaaattttttgatttgataaATACAACCTTACCTTTACAAGGTAAGAACCAACACAATACCTAAACTTACATATAAGGAAACCATTACAACGCTTACAATCTTACTTTACAGTCGCAAGAAAAACCAATAATAGGTAGAACATTACAACAAATTTCATGAAAATCAGAACCTTAAGTAAGCTATCAACCTTCTTGGACAGCCCTTCAACAGTAGCTTTGAGTTCATTAAATTGTTCGCCATTCAACATTACAGGAGCAGGTCCTTGTACCTCTGCAGGTGCAGCTTCCTCAATGTTTTCCTTCAAATCAGCATCATAACCCCATTCAAATTCTTGGCACGACATACATTTGTAGTACATTCTTCCCAAATTGTTAATTGAACCCGAAACCCTAATATCATAGAATTTTGTTGGGTCACAGCAACACTTCTTCAACCTTACCCAGCTATCACCAACTTCAATGGAATTAACGTTAGGGCTTCCATGTCGTCTTTTGGTATTACCCGAATACACCTTACCGCAGACTGATGAGATCCTTGaggaagcagccatggaagcagagaaggaagaggagatggaaaagagaagaagaagatcGTGTGTTTGAATTGATGCTGCATATTTAAACAATtacaaactaaccatggttaggttacaTTCAAAAGTTAACGGACAGTTAACGGAATATTCATCATtaatgtcacggttgtaattaccatataattggggggtaccactgaaatgcagttgggtaccattgtaatttttcaatagtacaagggcaccattgataatttcccttttttttttaaattttatctatttatttaattattttacgaaaaattattagaataatctaattttttactgatttttctacaataatctcaattttttataaaacatCAATAATTTCAATTATATGAAGTGTTAGCTAAGATTGTACCAAGATAACCTCAAACTTATACAACTAgttattttgcataaaaatttaaaaagcaaatacaaaattaaattataaagaaattggaaaaaaaaaaaatcaagtaagTTAATTTTTGGattataagttttaatttttaatattttttattaaaaagcaATTAATATGCAAAAAAGGTCAATATTTGGACAATAATGTTTTTTGGTAAATGACCCTAAAATtaggattatttatggttaattaaaagtttgaattattgttgaaatcaataataaattagatTATTTCAGCTAATTTAGCCTTATTTGAATTAGGAAAAGttgatactccctccgatctttatgtttttccactttgggttttcacacatattaagaaagatagaatctttggttgtagtaggtattattttaattaaatagtagtgtaaagtaataattgtattggaagtataagagagaaaataaacataaataaaagtaaaacaaaaaaaactgattttattaaagtaattaaaaaagagAGAGAACCATATATGGAGGGAAATTAaccaacttttcaaattggggaAGTTTGAAGCTCTattataaaaaaagagggaattTAATCCCTCCATATAAAAAATAGAACAGCCATTAGAGGCCTTGCATTGGCCAATTACACCTACATGgattaacaattaaatttattttaatcagAAATTACAATcaataatatgaaaaaaatgaCTTTACGAATTCCAAATCAGCCTATAATGGATGCTGTGAAAACAGTATACCAAAAATCAGTAAAACAGCCATACTTAACAGTCCACAAAGCCTTCAATTATCTTCAAAAACAGTAGTCTTAACAGTTTCTGAAAAAAATTAGTGCATCATTGCCCTTCAATGGCTTCAGGAAGTGAAGATGAGCAACAGGGGGCTTGGTACTTTGGATCAAATGCGTATGATCTAGAGTCCAGTTCAGCATCAGAAGAAGAACCACAGAACATGGAAGAACAAGAACCACAACAACAAGATCATCATAAGCCAAGGCTCACAATGAGTTAAGGCATCTTTTTTTCCAAGAAATGTCGTCACTAAAAGTTAGTAACTCACTTTCTCATGGTACATTCAAACTGATTGCTCAAAAATACGGTTATCATCAtaaaaccataagaaatttatggAAACAAGCAATTCAAACCAAAGAAGCAAACAAGCCATACATTGTAGAATCGAAGTACAAAAACTGTGGAAGAAAAAGAGTGGTGGTACCACCAAACATACTTGAGTCTAAACCAATGGGCGAACGTACTTGCATTAGAGATGTGGCAACATGTTTAGACTTGACACCATCAACGGTTTGGAGGTTGATAAAAAGAGGCGAGATAAATGCACATTCAAATCCATTACATCCCGCTTTAATCGATGCCAACAAAATAAGAAAGGTGGAATGGATTTTGAACCTTATCCAAAAAGACACCATTCAAAGACACCCAATATACAAAGCCATGTACGATTTTATTCACATCGAAGAGAAGTAGTTTTATTTAACCAAGAAAACGCAAAGGGTTTATTTAGCACACAAAGAAAAGGTCTCGTATAGGGCAGCGAAGTCATCAAAATTTATACCTAGGCCATGTTCTTAGGGGCGGTTGCAAGGCCTATATGGAATTGATATGGCCAATGTACGTTTGATGGGAAAATTGAAATTTTCTCTTTCATCAATAGGGTGGCAGCACAAAGAGACTCAAACAATTGACCAAGGGGATCAATAGAGATTAAACCGACCGAATCAATTATTCAAGAGGTGTATAGGAGTATGCTTATACAACAACTCATTCCAGCTATACTAAGGAAATGACCAAGTGAAGGTTTgtccattatttttattcaacaagataatgcaagggTTCATATCACAAATGATGATCCAATTTGGCAAACACAATAGGCAAGGGGGTCTAACATTCATTCTCACACAACAACCTCCAAACAGTCCGGATTGTAACATTCTTGATTTGAGTTTCTTTAGGAGCATACAATCACTAATGTATAAAAAGATGACCAAAAACATGACAAAATTAATCACAACAGTTGAAGATGCATCCGGAGAGTTACATCCAAAGACCTTATGTAATaaccctgaatttccgaccccttgtacgaaaccaaaatcATAAAGGGTGGGAGGAAATTCtggtgttacattaaaataaaaataaataaaataataattaaacttttaaaatgtcagtggaaatttcggcagcatctgctctaaaactgtgcgcctttgtagaaattagaatctaataaagtaaaggcattaacagcctatcaaaactatatcacggcggaatgattcattgCCAGCTTCTTAtgtcaagcatggatcgtggttccaatgtAAACGCTTGAGTTTCAAATGGCAAAACTTTTAAACTAAAACATACAAACCAGAAAATTATGCAACAGAAATAAACTTATACAAATGGAGGTCACATGCCTCTTAAAACGTATACAACCCAGCAAAACATAAAACTTTGGggttaaaacccataaaaacatTATTATAAACATAAGTTGCGCACTCGATCCACCATATGCAATGCACGAGAAACTCCATAACCTGTTTAAGTCTATCTATGATCTCCCTGCTGCTTAACGTAAGACGAAAATATCAAA
This genomic interval carries:
- the LOC130802443 gene encoding uncharacterized protein LOC130802443; protein product: MFPVAWGIVSCEDEESWKFFIWHLKHVLEPSKRGDNWCIISDRQKGIDKALTDLWPKVQKRYCCRHLSANWKKSFHGPKLWQLYWLACGAFSPYTFAKAMNEIEKNNPAARIWLANLGPQERWTKHRFDPELKCDVNTTNFVESFNATLGTDRCKPVLSLLEGIRRVTMVRLATRRKKCEEWERLCPNIAKRVQVLCNESRSCRAFMSSPGEYEVVEGKSTMAVSLNQRTCHCNVWQLTGIPCRHAMRAILHEGLDPQSLVDDWYSGKWPPTEHPAILPPVLKRGVGRPCRNRKRGDDEERKAKRRKKIKCGKCGDFGHNKSSCKGGPTKKQKAAASSSTLKCKGKSKAK
- the LOC130803033 gene encoding uncharacterized protein LOC130803033, encoding MDDSVVLKFVYKGTETEVFVDDVDLVNLLDMIIDYWDTAEREEHLTPEHPSFSYVYNKKHVELVDDKSLLEMFSRNMGKDSICIHVGDSKPNALLDNARRLRETLKQNAQKKEVRSNEIPAELDDEDDDDVVLIILTPSQSYEEPPVVSVEDDVDPIPTPVTPEKQPTDDVPCEEEPVIVEEHAVEDDMDSDINIEAYPIPTPLQILKPKGWKPPKTEFRPKLPVLRRSRRHVEINPPSPGNINDFIIENVELLNEINQGDEFNNEANDEVNVEGSRAQTTQKKTPSKRTQKKTLNKSPNKTPKTIAKKTLSKFPNKKIPKTTMRRKGIKKCYWSGWGSFKG
- the LOC130803035 gene encoding pleckstrin homology domain-containing protein 1 — encoded protein: MSSLWQAALNRITGTDSIGSTPTSDYDGIQFWIEPERTGWLTKQGEYIKTWRRRWFVLKQGKLFWFKESIINRTSKPRGVIPVSTCLTVKGAEDVLNRQFAFELSTRSDTMYFIADSEKEKEDWINSIGRSIVQHSRSVTDREIVDYDNNN